The Agrococcus sp. SGAir0287 DNA window CGCGACCGGGCACGAAGCCGAAGGTCGACTGGCGCAGCCTCGCGAGGCGCCGCCATCCGTCGTCGACGAGGCCCTTGAGCTGCTCGTTGGGGCACGGGTCGGTGAGGGTGCGGTGGAAGGCCTCGTTGAGCCGCGTGAGCCGCACGGGATCGAACGCGTCGAGGCTCTCGCGCATCTGCGCGTTGAGGCGTCGCGCCTCGGCGACGTCGTCGCTCGTGAGCGCCGGCACGGCGAGGCCGATCGCCGCGCCCTCGACCATCGCGAGCGTCTCGGTGGTGTCGTGCAGGTCGCCCGGGTCGATCTCGGTGACGCGCGCGCCGACGTTGCGCTCGAACGTCACGACGCCCTCGGCCTCGAGCCGGCGCAGCGCCTCCCGCACGGGCACGACGCTCACGCCGAGCTCGCGCGCGATCGCGTCGAGCACGAGCCGGTAGCCCGGGCCGTAGACGCCGCGCTCGATGCGCTCGTGCAGGTGCTCGTAGGCGAGCTGCGACTTGCTCGACGTGCGCGTCATGCCTGCGCCCCCCGCTCCGCGTCGAAGCGCGCGCGCCACCTGGCATCCATGGGGAAGAGCCCGTCGACCGGGTGCCCCTCCTCGACCATGCGGGCGATGAAGGCCTCCTCGGCCTCCTGCACCTCGGCCTCGTCGACGAGCTCGCGCACGATGCCGGGCGGGATGACGACGATGCCGTCGTCGTCGGCGACGATGACGTCGCCGGGCTGCACGGTCGTGCCGCCGCAGGCGATCGTCTCGTCGACGCCCCACGGCACGTGCCAGCGGCCGAGCACGCTCGGATGCGCGCCCGAGTGGTAGGTGGGGATGCCGATCTCGGTCACGGCGGCGAGGTCGCGCACGCCGCCGTCGGTGACGATGCCGGCGGCGCCGAGGGTGCGGGCGCGCAGCGCGATGATGTCGCCGAGCGTGCCCGAGCGGGTCTCGCCGCGCGCGTCCATCACGAGCACCTCGCCCGGCCGCAGCGAGTCGACGGCGCGCTTCTGCGCGTTGTAGCCGCCACCGTGGGTGCGGAAGAGGTCCTCGCGGTTGGGGACGTACCGCAGCGTGCGTGCGAGGCCCGTCATGCGCGTGCCTGGCTGCGAGGGTCGCAGGCCGTCGATCGTCGCGTTCACGATGCCGCGCTTCCGCAACAGCGACGACAGCGTCGCCGTCGCGACGCGCTCGATGCGTGCGATCAGCGCGTCGTCGAGCACGGGCTCGGCGGGCGCCTGGACGTCGGCGACGGGGCGGCCCGAGGCGTCCGCCCACTGCTCGGGCGTCGGCTTGGGCTGCGCCGAGTACGGCGGCAGGGGAGCGGTGCCCTGCACGGCCGTCGTCGTGAGGCGCCCCGTCGAGCGCCCCGCCGCCGCGACCTCGACCTCGACCCGCTGCCCGGGCGCGAAGGTGGAGGCGCCTGCAGGGGTGCCGGTGAGGATGACGTCGCCCGGCTCGAGCGTCATGAGCTGCGAGAGGTCGGAGACGATCTGCGGCAGCGAGAACAGCAGCGTCGAGGTGTCGTCGGCCTGCACGAGCTCGCCGTCGAGCCAGACGCGGATCTCGATGGCGGCCGGATCGAGCTCGGCGGCGGGCAGCAGCGTCGGACCGACGGGCGT harbors:
- a CDS encoding GntR family transcriptional regulator yields the protein MTRTSSKSQLAYEHLHERIERGVYGPGYRLVLDAIARELGVSVVPVREALRRLEAEGVVTFERNVGARVTEIDPGDLHDTTETLAMVEGAAIGLAVPALTSDDVAEARRLNAQMRESLDAFDPVRLTRLNEAFHRTLTDPCPNEQLKGLVDDGWRRLARLRQSTFGFVPGRARESVEEHERILLLLETGAPAREVELAVRDHRLASLHAYLDRAGEDARAVEHP
- a CDS encoding fumarylacetoacetate hydrolase family protein, encoding MTDSTTSADAARAGWDLLGAKPGKVVAMHIGYAARAAQKGRTPEAPGYFLKPATSLTTGGAVELPAGCEILGFEGEIALVIGREVRRVDEADAWDAVAFVTAANDLGVFDLRWADKGANVRSKGGDGFTPVGPTLLPAAELDPAAIEIRVWLDGELVQADDTSTLLFSLPQIVSDLSQLMTLEPGDVILTGTPAGASTFAPGQRVEVEVAAAGRSTGRLTTTAVQGTAPLPPYSAQPKPTPEQWADASGRPVADVQAPAEPVLDDALIARIERVATATLSSLLRKRGIVNATIDGLRPSQPGTRMTGLARTLRYVPNREDLFRTHGGGYNAQKRAVDSLRPGEVLVMDARGETRSGTLGDIIALRARTLGAAGIVTDGGVRDLAAVTEIGIPTYHSGAHPSVLGRWHVPWGVDETIACGGTTVQPGDVIVADDDGIVVIPPGIVRELVDEAEVQEAEEAFIARMVEEGHPVDGLFPMDARWRARFDAERGAQA